The DNA segment CCAGTCGGGAACAGCGGAGACAGAGAACATCGCAAGGCCGACTGCAGCGAGCCCGAGCAGAGCGAGAAAGTCATAGACCCACGGCGCGCCGGGCCAGCCGAACCAGATCGTCCGCTGGCCGGGAAGCCGAGTTGGGAGCACAACGAGCAGCGGGATGGAGAGCAGCACCAGCAGCAGGGCGGTCACGGTGAACGCTTCGGCGGGCCGCGTGAACGGGCGGCGCCAATCGCCTTTCACGAGGCGTGTCGCAATCGCCGGCAGGGGCGCGGCGACGAAAGCGCACATGATGAAGGCGAAAGTCGCTGCGGTCCACCCCCAGCCAGTCGAAGGGGTAGCAAGCAGGATCTTCAGGGCGAGCCCGACGATGCCGACAACGAAGAGAATGCCCGTCACAAGCGTCCACGTCCGCAGCTGCGGCGCGGGGTTTTCGTAGCGCCGGGCGAGATCGGTAGTCAGCGAGGCGCTGGTATAGGTTGGCAGCTCCGGGCCGTGGGGCCCGGCGGCGTGATAGGTGTCGTCAGCCATCAGGGTTCCCCTTGCGCGCGCTGCTCTCCCAGCCGGCGGCGCGCAGACCCGCGCGCTCCTCAGTCCTGCGACACGACAGCATGGGCGACATCAGCGGCTCTTCTCCGCGCCTTGGTAGTTCGGGTCGACTTTCTTCAAGTGATAGACCCCCGGCTCCGTACCCAAATGCTCGAGGAGCCGGTAGTGACGCGCATCCTTCGCCAACTGGCTGACCAAGCTCGACGGGTCGGCCAAGTTGCCGAAGACGATCGCGCCTGTCGGGCACGCTTGGGCGCAGGCGGTCGTGAATTCCTGATCGCGCACGGTGCGGCCTTCGAACTTGGCCCGCCGCTCGGCCCGGCGGATGCGCTGCACGCAGAACGTGCATTTCTCCATGATGCCTTTGGAGCGAATGGTGACGTCCGGGTTCAGTTGGAAATTGAGGGGCTCTGGCCACTCGCGTTCCCAGTAGTTGAAGTACCGCGCGTGATACGGGCAGTTGTTGGCACAGTAGCGTGTTCCGACGCAGCGGTTGTAGACCTGAACGTTCAGCCCCTCGGGGTTGTGATAGGCGGCATAAACGGGGCAGACAGGCTCGCACGGCGCGTTCGTGCAATGGACGCACAAAACCGGCAAGTAGCCGACCTTGACCTTCGCCGGGTCGTTCTCATCGATGCCCGACCAATAGCGTTCGACCCGAATCCACTGGATCGAGCGAGCCTGGAGA comes from the Dehalococcoidia bacterium genome and includes:
- a CDS encoding 4Fe-4S dicluster domain-containing protein — translated: MAERKRWGMVIDLDRCTGCQACVVACQAENNIPLNTPDIVLQARSIQWIRVERYWSGIDENDPAKVKVGYLPVLCVHCTNAPCEPVCPVYAAYHNPEGLNVQVYNRCVGTRYCANNCPYHARYFNYWEREWPEPLNFQLNPDVTIRSKGIMEKCTFCVQRIRRAERRAKFEGRTVRDQEFTTACAQACPTGAIVFGNLADPSSLVSQLAKDARHYRLLEHLGTEPGVYHLKKVDPNYQGAEKSR